In Candidatus Omnitrophota bacterium, the sequence GAGTTCGGCGGGCGTGAATTGGCAGAACATATCGGATCTTTCGTCGGCCGGTGTTAATTGGGAGGACTTACAGGTCATGACGGAAGCGGGTGTTAACTGGGAAGACCTCTCCATGATGACGGGCCAGGGTATAAACTGGACCGATCTGCACGGCCTGACGGTGTCCAATGTGAACTGGACGGATCTGGCGGCCATGACGTCGGCAAGCATAAACTGGTATGAAATAGCCGAGATAGGCGGGAAGATAGACGAAGTGCTCGATATCGTTGACGGACTGGAGACCACGATCGGGAACAAGGATTCCGTGAGCGAGAATACTTTGTTCGGCCTGGTGAAGAAAGTACAAAGCTATGTGGCCGTCATAAACTGGGATAGTGTCGAGTCGCTGGACGAGGCTGTCGCGGCGATCGAGCAGACGCTGGGGACAACCACCGATACCGCGGACGACGATACGCTTTTTGGTGTCATAAACGATATAGAATCGTATTCAAGGCTTATAGGTACGGCGGATGACCCGACGTCCGAAGAGACGCTTTTCGGGAGGATACGCCAGGCGAAAGGATACAGTAGTGACGCGTATAACGAGATAGTTTCGGTGAGGGAGGAACTGGGCTCCGAGGGTAAGGACGTTAACATATACAACTACATAGAAAAGATGAACGCGGTCCTTTCCAACATACAGAAAGTTACCGAGACCATGCCCAAGAAAGAGGATACGGAAGACATAAAGAAGCGCATAGTCGACGCCATGGTCAACGCTGTTAATGAGTCGGCCAAGTCGCTCGGGCTCAAGATAGATTCCATTGCCTCGCTAAGCGAGCAGGAAGCCGCGAGCCAGACGACGGTAGAGAATAAGGTCAAAGAGATTAAAGCGATGCTTGAAGTTATGCAGAAAGCCCGGGAACAGGATAATGTGGTCATGAAATCCTGGTTTGAGCTCGATTGATGTATGTCAAAATTTTAGGAGGCAGACCTTTTCCATGAGAAAAGAACGTATTCTATCAGTGTGCCTGTTGTCGCTGTTCTCCGTTCTATGTCTGACGCCATGCGCGTATCCCGATGTGGCGGCTAAAATAGTCGTGGCTAACCCCTCTGACACGGAGACCAAGGACGTCCCCGTGGAGTACCACCTTCCGCCCGAAGTAAAAAAAGAAGATATCCTGGATACGGGTGGGCTCAAGGTGGATTACGACGTCACAAAATCCACTTATTACGTGCACGGTACGGTCAAGATGGATCCCAAACAGGTGCAAACCCTGAAAATAGTCATCCGTGACGTGTGGAACATCTCACCCGAGAAGTTCGATGAGCTTTATGGCATTCTTGACCAGAAGACAGAGGATGCCTCCGGGGAGAACATGGACCAGGTGACTCTTATGTCCAAGGCCATAAGGGCCCGCCTTGATGCCATAGCGAAATACCAGGAGGACGCGGCGAGTGACGTTGAAAAACGGATGGAGATGTATTCAACCAACCTGTCGAGGCTCCAGCAGATCAAGAACGATATATTCGCCATTGATACGATCAAAGACACGAAACAGAAGGAATCCGAGGAAAAAGAGATCATTTCCCTTGTTATAGAAGGGGAGAACATCTCCGACAAGGAACTTGACCTGCCGCTTACGTATTATCTTCCTAAGGAGATCATTCCCCAATACATAGAGGATGCCGGCGAATTTGAGGTCAAACATGATCCCGAACGCGACCAATTCTACCTTTCCAAAAGGGAGTCTTTCAAACCCCACGAAACAAAACGTTTTCAGGTGAAGATCAAGAACGTATGGATCATACCGGAGAAACAGGTGAACGGGTATGTGCAGGAAGCGGGCGAGCTGAACGATAACCTCAAGGAGACACCTTCAGGAGAAATAGCGCAGGTCCTTTATGACTCGATCGTCAAGAACGCCAATATAATACTCGAATCCCAGAAAAAAGCTCAGGACGTCAAAGGCTACATAGCTACTTACAGGTCCAACCTTAAGATATTGAAGTTGATCGAGGATGACCTGGAAAAAATGAGGGCGCTCAACAAACAGGAAAAACCCGAAGAAAAACAGGAAGGCATCCGTAATATCCTGAAGGAACTGGATTACCTGGAAAAGATACGTAATGCCTCCAACAAGATATTCAAGGACAAAGTGCAAGAGGGAATGGTGTGGAGGATCATCCTCATAGTGGTAATATTCCTGGTGAGCCTTACCGTGATATTCTACCTGATATGGTTCACTAATATGCGCAGCGGCGTAAAGAAACCAATGACCGCGATCGGGGAAAAGAAAGACAAAGTGAAGGTGGAAAGATCTTCAGAGGACGAAGAGTAGATAAAATACCGGAGGTCTGTATAGTCGGCTCTATGGTGAAAAGATCCCTGTTAGCATTGTTCTTGCTCAACTTGCTGGTCACCCTGTCCATGGCGGCCGATAAGAAGGACGAAGAAAGGGTCATTGCCCTGGTTATTGAGACCGAGAACAATCAGATGGTGCCGGTGTCCAAGCCGGTCAAATATTACCTGCCGGAAGAGATCATCCCGCGGCATATTATCGATAACGGCGGGTTCGAAGTGCTTCATGACCAGGAATACGACCAGTTCTATCTTTTCAGGGAAGAGAGATACGCTCCGGAGGAAAAGAAGGAATTCAAGGTCACTGTCCGCGACGTCTGGAACGTATCGCTGGATATCATAGAAAGGTACCGGAAAGAGGCGGAAGGTATAACCGAATTCCTTAAGGATACGAGTTATCACAACGCCGCCGAAGTGCTTTACCGGGCTATCGAGCGCAACTCGGAAAATATCATTATCTCCCAGAAAAGGTCCCAGAGCATCAAGGACCATATCGCCCAATACCGGGTAAATGCCGGGCGGCTGGAAACCGTCGAAGAAGACCTCGACAAGCTCCGGGAACTCCGGAAAAAACGAAAATTCCGCGGGGCCGAGAACGCGGGAAAGAACCTGTTCTGGAAGATAGTGATACTGGTCTCGGTGTGGAGTTCTTTTATCGGGATACTTACCTTAATGGTCATGAGAAAAAAGAGGTCGGACCGGGCCAGGGAGGGGACTAAGGGCAGGGGCTAAATTTTGCAATACAGGCCTCCATAGTGTAAAATTGGTGTGAAAACGGATATTAATATTATAAATAAAGGGCAAATGCATGGGTCCATTACAATATAAAGAATACGGAAAAGTCACCCAGATAAAGGGTTGTATCGTTACGGTTACCGGCCTCGATAACTGTATCAGCGGCCAGCTTGTGCATTTTGGTTACGGTACGGAAGGTATTATCATAGGGTTTGACGCGGATGAGGCCCAGGTACTGCTTGTGAAAGAGAAGAAAGCGCTTAAGACCGGAGATAAGGCCGAGCTTACCCTGGAACCATTCAATACCCCTGTAGGGAAGAACTTTATAGGCAGGATAGTCAATCCGCTGGGAGAGCCGCTAGATGACCTCGGCCCGATAGTGCCGGATGACTATTTTCCCATATTTCCCGATTGCCCGTCCGTTATGGACAGGGGCGGGGTGGAAGATACCCTGGAGACAGGCATTAAAATAGTCGATGCTATGCTTCCTATCGGTAAAGGCCAGAGACAGCTTGTCCTTGGGGACAAGATGACAGGCAAGACCACTATATGTACGGACACTATCCTCAACCAGAAAGGCAAGGGGATAATCTGTATCTATTGTTGTATAGGTAAGTCCAGGTCGGCCCTTGAAAGAGTGATCAACCTGTTCAAAGAGAATAACACCTTTGATTACACGATAATAGTGGCGGCAATCGCGGGGACCTCCCCGGGACAGCAGTATCTTGTGCCTTATGTGGGGTGTTCGCTGGGTGAGTATTTTATGCGTAGCGGGGGTCATGTTTTTGTGGCTTTCGATGATTTTACGAAGCATGCCTGGGCATATCGCGAGATGTCGCTTTTGTTAGGCAGGGCCCCTGGTCGTGAATCTTATCCAGGGGACGTGTTCTACCTGCACTCCCAGATGATCGAGCGGGCGGCCCAGCTATCCCAGGAGCTGGGCGGAGGGTCTATGACCTTTTTCCCCATAGTTGAGATACTGGAAGGGGACCTTACCGGATATATATCCACTAACCTTGTATCCATGACAGACGGACAGATATACCTTAACGCCGCGCTGTTCGGGGAAGGGTTCAAGCCTGCCATAGACCTTGGGCTTTCTGTCTCCCGTATAGGTAATAAAGCCCAGTGGAAAGCCATGACCAAGATATGTAAGGCACTTAAACTCTCTTATCTCCAATACCGGGAAATGCTCAAGTTGTCGCGCCTCAAGGCCGGCGGATCAAAGACCGACGGAGTGAGCGATGAGATGAGGGGAGGAGAGCTCCTGAGTAAGCTTCTCATGCAGCCGCAGAACGCGCCTCTGGACATGGAAGAGGAAATACTTATTTTCTATGGGCTCAATAAAAAACACATATATGAGCTGGATAATGACCAGGTTACGACGCTGATGGGCGGCATATACGGGTTCGCCAAGGAAAAATACCCTGAACTCCTTAAGGAGATAAGGGATAAGAAAAAGATCGAAGATAGCATGGAGAACAAACTGGACATGCTGTATTCCGAATATATTGATATATTGATGAAGGAAAAACAGGAAAAGGAGCCAGAGGGGGAGGAAGAAGAAACAGTAGAGGAAGGGGCGTCCGGGGAAGAAGGGGAGTCCTGATATGTCCGTCGGGACACGTAAGTTCAAACTTATGATACTTGACGCTGATCGCGTTATATATGATGGTGATGCCTCCAGCATTTTTTTACAGGGGGATCAGGGGGAGTTTGAACTCCTGCCGTTCCATTATCCCGTTCTCAGTGTTCTCAAGGAGGGGGATATAGTCATTGATTGGGATAAGGCTGTATCGATTAAAAAAGGCATAGTCAGGTTCTTCAGGAACGAGTGCGTGATCATAGTTGAACAATAAAGAAGGGTCATGAACACACTTATTATACTTCTGATAATGCTTGTGGTGGTCGTAGGGTCATCTATAGTGATCGGCATGCTTGGATACGCCACTATACAGGCTTTGGGGCGGAATCCTTCCGCGGCATCAAAGATATTCATGGGTACGGTATTCCTCCTCGTATTCGTGGAGGCCATATCGATAATATCGATGCTCATAATATTCCAGATATTCGCCGGCTAGGATCGCGCGGTAGAAAAGAAAAGGGGAGGGATAAACATATATGTTCATTTTTCAGTTGGTACTCATACAGGTGATAATATTCGGTGTGGTAATTTTCCTCCTTAAAAAGATAATGCTTGGCAGCACCGAGAGCGCCGTTAACCGCTTGAACGAGTCTTACGAGGAAATGGAAAAAAGAAAGACGGAACTGGCGGAAAAAATAAAGAAGGCTGAAGAGGAATATGAGAAAAGGAAGGTAGAGGCGGACCAGGTGGCCTCGAAGATGAGGGACGAGGCTGAACAGGAAACTATGGCAAAAAGGGACCAGATGCTCAAGAAGGCCAGGGAAGAAGCCGAAAAGATAATCGCGGACACGATCAAGGCCGAACAGAACATCCGGTTGGATATCCGTAAGGAAGAGCAGCTTAAACTTACCGAATATTGCGGGGATCTCCTGAGCCAGGTATATAAAACGTCGGTAAAGGACAAGATGGACGAACTGTTCATCGAAGAGTTCATAGCTGATTTCATGTCCATGGACACGAGCCATATACCGCACAACATCAAAGAGGTTGAGGTCGTTACCCGGGGTGTGATGTCAGGATCATCGCGGGAAAAGCTCAAAAAGGCCATAAAGGACAAAATGTCAATGGATGTAATGTTCAATGAAAAGGTCGACGCCAACGTGATCGGCGGGATCATCCTTAGGTTCGGGACCCTGGTAATAGACGGTAGTCTGGCGTGTAAGATCAAGGACGGTTGCACGTTCATGCAAGAAAAGGTAGAGAAGGAATCCTGAGGGACACGGATGTCAAAAACGGCAAAGTTGAAATCAGATCTTGAGGATATGGAATCCCTGGTGGAGATATTCCAGATCCTCAAGGACGTGGCTTCGAACCATTTTTACAACACGGCGAAGCGTAAACAGAGGTTCGTGGAGTTCGCTGAATCGTTCGTGGGCTTTTTCAGGATGGTAAGCCTTGCCGAAGCTACCAGTCCGCTGGTCCATCCGTCTTCGGAGAACGTTGGGCTCCTTGCGATCACCTCCGAGGGCGGGTTCATGGCTGAGATGACCGCCAAGATACTCAACGCCACTATGGCGGAAGCGAAAAAACACAGAAAACATGATTTCATGGTTATCGGGTACAAAGGCGCTGAAAAAATGCAACTACGTACAGAAAAAGAACTTACGATCTTTAGGGACGTGGAGGAAAAGGGTCTTTTCAAGATCGCCCTTGAAGTAAAGAAACACATAATATCGGAAGTGGAGAAGGGAAATATGGGCCGGGTGTTCGCGGTCTATCCTAAAGCCATAACGGCTAATTTTATCAAGCCGGTCACTATAAAACTTCTTCCTTCCGAAGAGCTTGTCACTAAACAGACAAGCGTTAAGGACGCGATAGAGAAAGTAATAGTCGAATCCGAGCAGGACGACATAATACATTATCTTGCTGATGTATGGCTGGCCTGCCGTTTG encodes:
- the atpA gene encoding F0F1 ATP synthase subunit alpha yields the protein MGPLQYKEYGKVTQIKGCIVTVTGLDNCISGQLVHFGYGTEGIIIGFDADEAQVLLVKEKKALKTGDKAELTLEPFNTPVGKNFIGRIVNPLGEPLDDLGPIVPDDYFPIFPDCPSVMDRGGVEDTLETGIKIVDAMLPIGKGQRQLVLGDKMTGKTTICTDTILNQKGKGIICIYCCIGKSRSALERVINLFKENNTFDYTIIVAAIAGTSPGQQYLVPYVGCSLGEYFMRSGGHVFVAFDDFTKHAWAYREMSLLLGRAPGRESYPGDVFYLHSQMIERAAQLSQELGGGSMTFFPIVEILEGDLTGYISTNLVSMTDGQIYLNAALFGEGFKPAIDLGLSVSRIGNKAQWKAMTKICKALKLSYLQYREMLKLSRLKAGGSKTDGVSDEMRGGELLSKLLMQPQNAPLDMEEEILIFYGLNKKHIYELDNDQVTTLMGGIYGFAKEKYPELLKEIRDKKKIEDSMENKLDMLYSEYIDILMKEKQEKEPEGEEEETVEEGASGEEGES
- a CDS encoding F0F1 ATP synthase subunit delta, which codes for MFIFQLVLIQVIIFGVVIFLLKKIMLGSTESAVNRLNESYEEMEKRKTELAEKIKKAEEEYEKRKVEADQVASKMRDEAEQETMAKRDQMLKKAREEAEKIIADTIKAEQNIRLDIRKEEQLKLTEYCGDLLSQVYKTSVKDKMDELFIEEFIADFMSMDTSHIPHNIKEVEVVTRGVMSGSSREKLKKAIKDKMSMDVMFNEKVDANVIGGIILRFGTLVIDGSLACKIKDGCTFMQEKVEKES
- a CDS encoding F0F1 ATP synthase subunit gamma — its product is MSKTAKLKSDLEDMESLVEIFQILKDVASNHFYNTAKRKQRFVEFAESFVGFFRMVSLAEATSPLVHPSSENVGLLAITSEGGFMAEMTAKILNATMAEAKKHRKHDFMVIGYKGAEKMQLRTEKELTIFRDVEEKGLFKIALEVKKHIISEVEKGNMGRVFAVYPKAITANFIKPVTIKLLPSEELVTKQTSVKDAIEKVIVESEQDDIIHYLADVWLACRLYEMLEDCIIAGFAAQAMQLESSLDSLKKDQKGLVTAFRKSKKGDIDKSLREVFTAKTIMSGGKR